The proteins below come from a single Triplophysa rosa linkage group LG12, Trosa_1v2, whole genome shotgun sequence genomic window:
- the LOC130562891 gene encoding extracellular calcium-sensing receptor-like, with amino-acid sequence MLFFLYTLLLFHHRNVKAENTLCRMMGNPKYPLFSKYGDQTIGAVFPVHTKETLPSFEFRQKPQSLSCSSVNLRDFRLAQTMIFTIEEINRNAFLLPNVSLGYRIYDSCSSRLSSMSAIMSVMNGQEFAAEHKCNGQTPVDAIIGETESSATVILSRTTGPFKIPVISHSSACECLSNRKDYPSFFRTISSDYYQGRALALLVKHLGWNWIGAVNSDNDYGNNGMEIFLNAAEKEGICIEYSVKFYRTEPDKLKKVVKSMKQGTAKVIIAFVSLIEMGLLIEQLSLQNITGLQMIGVFGWIASKTLINPKTTRVMGGSLGFALRKIYIEGLPDYINTSFWETAFPCSQRDRNSSEDEMNCSSYQDILVVRNYTEDVPEQRYLSNVYKAVYAVAYSLHSLLKCKRKEGCNKGLTIQPQQMVEALKKVHFTVKFGDSVWFDRTGAAVAQYEVVNWQQDSNGLIQFKAVGYYDASLPPDQRFVLNTENIIWTGGQLKKPRSVCSENCPPGTRKAGQKGRPVCCYDCIPCADGEISNETDSNNCMQCPEDFWSNDEKNTCVLKALEFLSFTEVMGIVLVFFSLSGVIITVLVTVLFYSKKDTPIVKANNSELSFLLLFSLTLCFLCSLTFIGRPTEWSCMLRHTAFGITFVLCISCVLGKTIVVLIAFKATLPGSNIMKWFGPVQQRLSVLAFTLIQVLICVFWLTISPPFPYKNKKYYKEKIIIECSLGSTVGFWAVMGYIGLLALLCFILAFLARTLPDNFNEAKFITFSMLIFSAVWITFIPSYVSSPGKLSVAVEIFAILASSFGLLFCIFAPKCYIILFKPEQNTKQHLMGKTQTKSY; translated from the exons ATGCTTTTTTTCCTTTACACACTCTTGCTTTTCCATCACCGTAACGTAAaggcagaaaacaccctttGCCGAATGATGGGAAACCCTAAATACCCTCTGTTTTCAAAGTATGGAGATCAAACTATTGGAGCAGTTTTTCCAGTCCACACTAAAGAAACATTACCTTCATTTGAGTTCAGACAAAAACCTCAGTCTCTGTCATGCTCCAG tgtaaatctCAGGGATTTTCGACTGGCTCAAACCATGATTTTTACAATTGAGGAGATAAACAGAAATGCATTTTTGCTGCCAAATGTTTCTCTTGGCTACAGAATATatgacagctgttcatcaagaCTGTCTTCTATGAGTGCTATTATGTCAGTGATGAATGGACAGGAATTTGCAGCAGAGCATAAATGTAATGGACAGACTCCTGTAGATGCTATCATAGGAGAAACAGAGTCTTCTGCCACAGTGATTCTGTCCAGAACCACAGGACCTTTTAAAATCCCAGTG ATAAGTCACTCATCTGCATGTGAATGCCTCAGTAACAGGAAAGATTACCCCTCTTTCTTCAGAACTATTTCTAGTGATTATTACCAGGGCAGAGCACTTGCACTCTTGGTCAAACACTTGGGGTGGAATTGGATTGGAGCTGTGAACAGTGACAATGATTATGGAAACAATGGAATGGAAATTTTTCTGAATGCAGCCGAAAAGGAGGGGATTTGCATAGAGTACTCTGTGAAATTCTACCGAACAGAGCCTGACAAACTCAAAAAAGTggtaaaatcaatgaaacaagGCACAGCAAAAGTGATTAttgcatttgtttcattaattgAGATGGGATTACTTATTGAGCAGCTAAGTTTACAGAACATTACAGGTCTTCAAATGATTGGAGTGTTTGGGTGGATAGCTTCAAAAACTTTAATCAATCCAAAGACAACCCGTGTGATGGGAGGGTCACTGGGATTTGCACTGAGAAAAATCTATATTGAAGGGCTTCCAGATTATATTAATACATCCTTCTGGGAAACAGCTTTTCCATGCTCACAAAGAGACAGGAATTCATCTGAAGATGAAATGAATTGCAGCAGTTATCAAGATATACTTGTAGTAAGAAATTACACCGAAGATGTGCCTGAACAACGATATTTAAGTAATGTCTACAAAGCGGTATATGCTGTGGCTTATTCACTACATAGTCTGCTAAAGTGCAAAAGAAAAGAAGGGTGTAATAAAGGACTGACAATACAACCACAGCAG ATGGTTGAGGCTCTGAAAAAGGTACATTTTACTGTTAAGTTTGGAGATAGTGTGTGGTTTGACAGAACTGGTGCTGCAGTAGCCCAGTATGAAGTTGTGAACTGGCAGCAGGACTCTAATGGATTAATTCAGTTTAAAGCAGTGGGTTACTATGATGCCTCACTGCCACCTGACCAGCGCTTTGTGCTTAACACTGAAAACATCATCTGGACTGGAGGACAGCTGAAG AAGCCAAGGTCTGTGTGCAGTGAGAATTGTCCTCCAGGCACTAGGAAGGCTGGACAGAAAGGAAGACCTGTCTGCTGTTATGACTGTATTCCATGTGCAGATGGAGAAATCAGTAATGAGACAG ATTCAAATAACTGCATGCAGTGTCCAGAAGACTTTTGGTCTAATGATGAGAAAAATACATGTGTGTTAAAGGCTCTAGAGTTTCTGTCATTCACAGAAGTTATGGGTATAGTGCTAGTCTTTTTCTCACTGTCTGGTGTAATTATAACTGTACTGGTCACAGTCCTGTTTTACAGTAAGAAGGACACACCCATAGTAAAAGCCAACAACTCAGAGTTGAGCTTCCTACTGCTCTTCTCATTGactctgtgttttctctgttcacTTACTTTCATTGGTCGCCCCACTGAGTGGTCCTGTATGTTACGTCACACAGCGTTTGGGATCACTTTTGTCCTCTGTATCTCTTGTGTTCTGGGGAAAACAATAGTTGTGTTAATTGCCTTCAAGGCCACACTTCCAGGAAGTAATATCATGAAATGGTTTGGGCCTGTACAACAGAGACTCAGTGTTCTTGCCTTTACACTTATACAGGTTCTTATCTGTGTGTTTTGGCTAACAATATCTCCTCCTTTTCCctataaaaataagaaatattatAAAGAGAAGATCATTATTGAGTGCAGTCTGGGATCTACAGTAGGTTTCTGGGCTGTAATGGGTTATATTGGTCTACTGGCTCTATTGTGCTTCATTTTGGCTTTTCTTGCTCGGACGCTGCCTGATAACTTCAATGAAGCTAAATTCATCACATTCAGTATGCTCATATTCTCTGCTGTGTGGATCACATTTATCCCATCTTATGTCAGTTCTCCTGGAAAATTGTCTGTAGCTGTAgagatttttgcaattttagcTTCAAGCTTTGGTTTACTATTCTGCATATTTGCACCTAAATGTTACATAATCCTCTTTAAGcctgaacaaaatacaaaacaacatctgatgggaaaaacacaaactaagTCTTATTGA
- the LOC130562543 gene encoding extracellular calcium-sensing receptor-like, with protein MLYFLNTLLLFHHLNAKAENTLCRMMGDTKYPLFSKEGDVTIGAVFAVRSKEKLPSFAFTQKPQPLSCSSVTLRDFRLAQIMLFAVEEINRNGILLPNVSIGYRIYDTCGSRLSSMSAIMALMNNQEFEAGQRCNGQTPIHAIIGETESATTVILSRTTGPFKIPVISHSAGCDCLSNRKDYPSFFRTKTSDYKQSRALALLVKHLGWTWVGAVNSDNDYGNYGMEIFLNAAKKEGICVEYTVKFYRTEYEKLQKVVKTMKQGTAKVVVAFVTFFEMELLVKQLSIQNITGIQMVGVVGWITSKTVITPNTFRVMKGSLGFAVRKNYIEGFLDFVMKTFWDTALSCSQRYENVSQAELNCSRPQDLLVLKNYTEDVPEHRNISNVYKAVYAVAYALHSLLKCRERGGCEKDLTIQPQQLVEALKKVNFTVKFGDRVWFDRTGDAVAQYEVVNWQQDSDGSFQFKAVGYYDASLPPDQRFVLNTENIIWAGGQLQKPRSVCSESCPPGTRKAEQKGRPVCCYDCITCADGEISNETDSNNCMQCPGEFWSNAEKNKCVLKAVEFLSFTEVMGIVLVFFSLFGVGITVLVTVLFYSKKDTPIVKANNSELSFLLLFSLTLCFLCSLTFIGRPTEWSCMLRHTAFGITFVLCISCVLGKTLVVLMAFKATLPGSNVMKWFGPVQQRLSVLAFTLIQVLICVLWLTISPPFPNKNMKYYKEKIILECSLGSTVGFWAVLGYIGLLALLCFILAFLARTLPDNFNEAKFITFSILIFCAVWITFIPAYVSSPGKFTVAVEIFAILASRYKLLFYIFAPKCYIILFKPEQNTKQYLMGKTQSKP; from the exons ATGCTTTATTTTCTAAACACACTTCTGCTTTTCCATCACCTTAATGCAAAGGCAGAAAACACTCTTTGCCGAATGATGGGAGACACTAAATATCCGCTGTTTTCAAAGGAAGGTGATGTAACTATTGGAGCAGTTTTTGCAGTTCGCAGTAAGGAAAAGTTAccttcatttgcatttacacaAAAACCTCAACCTTTGTCATGTTCCAG tgtGACTCTAAGAGATTTCCGGCTAGCTCAAATAATGCTTTTTGCAGTTGAGGAGATTAACAGGAATGGAATTCTACTCCCAAATGTTTCTATTGGCTATAGAATATATGATACATGTGGTTCAAGACTGTCTTCTATGAGTGCAATTATGGCATTAATGAATAATCAGGAGTTTGAAGCAGGTCAAAGATGCAATGGACAGACACCTATACATGCTATCATTGGGGAAACAGAGTCTGCCACCACAGTCATTCTGTCAAGAACCACAGGACCTTTTAAAATTCCAGTG ATAAGTCACTCAGCTGGATGTGACTGTCTCAGTAACAGGAAAGATTACCCCTCTTTCTTCAGGACTAAAACTAGTGATTATAAACAGAGCAGAGCACTTGCACTTTTGGTCAAACATTTGGGCTGGACTTGGGTTGGAGCTGTGAACAGTGACAATGACTATGGAAACTATGGAATGGAGATTTTTCTGAATGCAGCCAAGAAGGAGGGGATTTGTGTAGAGTACACTGTGAAATTCTACCGTACAGAGTATGAAAAACTCCAAAAAGTGgtaaaaacaatgaaacaagGCACAGCAAAAGTGGTTGTtgcatttgttacattttttgagATGGAATTACTAGTTAAGCAGCTAAGTATACAGAACATTACAGGCATCCAAATGGTAGGAGTAGTAGGATGGATAACTTCAAAGACTGTGATCACTCCAAACACTTTTCGTGTAATGAAAGGGTCACTGGGGTTTGCAGTgagaaaaaattatattgaAGGGTTTTTAGATTTTGTTATGAAAACATTCTGGGACACAGCTTTATCATGCTCACAAAGATATGAGAATGTATCACAAGCTGAATTAAATTGCAGCCGACCTCAAGACCTACTTGTGCTTAAAAATTACACTGAAGATGTGCCTGAACATAGAAATATAAGTAATGTCTACAAAGCAGTGTATGCTGTGGCTTATGCACTACACAGTCTACTGAAGTGCAGAGAACGAGGAGGTTGTGAGAAAGACCTGACAATACAACCACAGCag TTGGTTGAGGCTctgaaaaaggtcaattttaCTGTAAAGTTTGGAGATCGTGTGTGGTTTGACAGAACTGGTGATGCAGTAGCCCAGTATGAAGTTGTGAACTGGCAGCAGGACTCTGATGGATCATTCCAGTTTAAAGCAGTGGGTTACTATGATGCCTCACTGCCCCCTGACCAGCGCTTTGTGCTTAACACTGAAAACATCATCTGGGCTGGAGGACAGCTGCAG AAGCCAAGGTCTGTGTGCAGTGAGAGTTGTCCTCCAGGCACTAGGAAGGCTGAACAGAAAGGAAGACCTGTCTGCTGTTATGACTGTATTACATGTGCAGATGGAGAAATCAGTAATGAGACAG ATTCAAATAACTGCATGCAGTGTCCAGGGGAATTCTGGTCTAATgctgagaaaaataaatgtgtcttaAAGGCTGTAGAGTTTCTGTCATTCACAGAAGTTATGGGTATAGTGCTAGTCTTTTTCTCACTGTTTGGAGTAGGAATAACTGTACTGGTCACAGTCCTGTTTTACAGTAAGAAGGACACCCCCATAGTAAAAGCCAACAACTCAGAGCTGAGCTTCCTGCTGCTCTTCTCATTGactctgtgttttctctgttcacTTACTTTCATTGGTCGCCCCACTGAGTGGTCCTGTATGTTACGTCACACAGCGTTTGGGATCACTTTTGTCCTCTGTATATCTTGTGTTCTGGGGAAAACATTAGTTGTGTTAATGGCCTTCAAGGCCACACTTCCAGGAAGTAATGTCATGAAATGGTTTGGGCCTGTACAACAAAGACTCAGTGTTCTTGCCTTTACACTTATACAGGTTCTTATCTGTGTGCTTTGGCTAACAATATCTCCTCCTTTTcccaacaaaaatatgaaatattataaaGAGAAGATCATCCTTGAGTGCAGTCTGGGCTCTACTGTAGGTTTCTGGGCTGTGTTGGGTTATATAGGCCTTCTGGCTCTCTTGTGCTTCATTCTGGCTTTTCTGGCTCGGACGCTGCCTGATAACTTCAATGAAGCTAAATTCATCACATTCAGTATACTCATATTCTGTGCTGTGTGGATCACATTTATTCCAGCTTATGTCAGTTCTCCTGGAAAATTTACTGTAGCTGTAGAGATATTTGCAATTTTAGCATCAAgatataaattattattctatatatttgCACCTAAATGTTACATCATCCTGTTTAAGCCTGAACAAAATACAAAGCAATATTTGATGGGGAAAACACAATCTAAGCCCTAG